The following are encoded together in the Nitrospirota bacterium genome:
- a CDS encoding type III pantothenate kinase: MLLLIDIGNTNITMCFYDKSVKHVSRLNTTFPDGHRREAGEYTVLLKGYTERSHIENPEGAVISSVVPELTPVFADAISKSFGTKPMIVSYRLKTGLKFRIKNPAGLGADRIANAVAAHKLYKGHLLVVDFGTATTFCVITSDGEYLGGAIMPGINISAEALHEKTAKLPKVKLNKPEKAIGDDTPDNISSGVILGHAGAVERLIKEIRKELAKKVTIIATGGLASLVAPYIKDIKEVNPYLTFEGLRLIYELNA, encoded by the coding sequence ATGCTTTTACTAATTGACATAGGCAACACAAATATCACAATGTGTTTTTACGACAAGAGCGTAAAACATGTCTCAAGGCTTAATACAACCTTTCCTGACGGGCATAGGCGTGAGGCCGGGGAATATACGGTTCTTCTTAAAGGTTATACGGAGCGTAGTCATATAGAAAATCCTGAAGGCGCTGTTATATCCTCTGTTGTGCCTGAGCTAACGCCTGTTTTTGCAGATGCAATTAGTAAAAGTTTTGGGACTAAGCCGATGATTGTAAGTTATAGGCTTAAAACAGGATTGAAATTCAGGATAAAAAACCCTGCAGGGCTCGGGGCAGACAGGATTGCCAATGCAGTGGCTGCGCATAAACTTTACAAAGGTCACTTGCTTGTCGTAGATTTCGGGACAGCAACCACTTTTTGTGTTATAACGTCTGATGGCGAATATCTGGGAGGCGCCATAATGCCGGGGATAAATATTTCTGCTGAGGCGCTTCATGAAAAAACGGCAAAATTGCCCAAGGTTAAACTCAATAAACCTGAAAAAGCAATCGGAGACGATACTCCAGACAACATATCCTCAGGGGTAATCCTCGGTCATGCAGGCGCTGTTGAGAGGCTCATAAAAGAAATTAGAAAAGAATTGGCAAAAAAGGTTACTATAATCGCTACAGGCGGTCTTGCAAGTTTAGTGGCGCCGTATATAAAAGACATAAAGGAGGTAAATCCGTATCTGACATTTGAAGGATTGAGGTTAATCTATGAGCTTAATGCATGA